The DNA window TTGATTGTTTTTTTAGTTGCCGCATTTTTTGTTGGAACTGGTTATGGTGTTTATGTCATGAGTATGCCATCCAACAATTCATCAGTAACCATGACAGTTAATGACAGTGCATTTCCTGTTATAAACAACACCACGAACACAACTGCCAACAAGACAATTACCACCAACAAAACCACAAAAACGACTAGCACAACGAAAAAGAACAGTTCCTCTACAACGGGAACAACAACCAAAACAGGTAACAGCACAGGATAGTTTGCAGTTATTGAGGTGTAAAAATTGAAAAAATATTTAATTATCCTATTTATTCTACTGTGTGCAGTGGTGATGGTGTCTGGATGTGTAACAGACAACAAAAATAATAACGAGACCCAAACCTATTCTCAGAACAATGTTTCGTTCAACTATCCTGGTGGATGGGCATCTGCCAATCCAACCGCTCCAAATGCAGTAGCAGCAGTTGCAGATCCAAAGTCTATACAGTCAGGCAGTCCATCCACAGTTGTGATAATACAAAAACCAAACGCCACAGCATCCAACCTATCTGCAGCATATGCGGCAAACTATGCTACATTTTTCAACAATACTGGATACCAGCAAGTATCTGAAGGAAATATAACTGTGAACGGTACCGGTGCTCTTGAAAATGTTTACGCGACCAACTCAACAAATCCTAGGGAGTATAGAGCAGTATGGTTGAATGAAAATGGTACTATCTACGTGATACTTTGTGTAGCCAATCAAAGTGATTTCAAGAATGAACAAAATAATTTCAACTTGATTATCAACAGTTTCAGTGCAAAGTAATGGGTTTAAAAAATCCAGATAATTGCCAATTATTTTTTTTATTGGAAACTTTCTAGGGATTTAAAGGATGGATACAACTAAATTAAAAGTTTTCGTCCTTTTTTATTAATTTTTTTTACATGTACTTTAGATACACAGCCAATTGTGATTTATCAATGTTTCATCCAATGCAACATTATATATTATAAAATTCAATAAAATAGTATCAAATTAAAATCACTATATTCATAATTATGGAAGAAGAGCCCCAATAAAATCGTAATCACCTGTTTTTATTTTCACATCAAAAGTTTCAGGTGTGATGTACAAAATGGGGAAAAATTTATGACTTAAATGAAGTTTAATAGGTTCTTATTCTTTAATTCCGTTATTGGCTTGAATTTTTATTTATCTTGATACTTCTCTTATCTGGCTCAATTTGTTTTTTAGGAGTCAAGGACCTAATCAAATAATAATTATCTGTAACGATAGCAAAATAACAATAAAGGAGGAATTTGAATGGTTTTACCAGTATGTGATGTCTGTTTAAAAAGTGGAATTTTATGTCAGGGATGTGAGAACAAACTTGAAAGTGGTGAAATCTCACAAATTGACTTAGACATTGCTAAGGTGCTCTTCAAAATTGGTGATGGAAAAATTGGATTTAAAAAAACCATCGAAGTTGGGGATATTGTTATAATTGTCACAGATCAGGATCAGGTTGGCAAACTCATAGGTAAAAATGGTAAGATTGTGAGGGAACTTTCCAGAACTGTAGGTAAAAAGATTAGGGTGGTTGGTCAAGATTCTGATTTGAAATCTGTAAGTAAAGATATTTTATCACCTGCAAGGGTTTCAGGAATTAATGTTGTTTATGGTAAAGATGGTGATGATAAATACAAGATCAGGATAGTACAGGAAGATTCAAGAAGGCTTCCTGGAAGATTAGATGTGCTTAATGAAATAATTGAACTTTTAACAGGCGAAAAAACTGTTTTGGTAGTTGA is part of the Methanobacterium lacus genome and encodes:
- a CDS encoding PsbP-related protein, which gives rise to MKKYLIILFILLCAVVMVSGCVTDNKNNNETQTYSQNNVSFNYPGGWASANPTAPNAVAAVADPKSIQSGSPSTVVIIQKPNATASNLSAAYAANYATFFNNTGYQQVSEGNITVNGTGALENVYATNSTNPREYRAVWLNENGTIYVILCVANQSDFKNEQNNFNLIINSFSAK
- a CDS encoding KH domain-containing protein; translated protein: MVLPVCDVCLKSGILCQGCENKLESGEISQIDLDIAKVLFKIGDGKIGFKKTIEVGDIVIIVTDQDQVGKLIGKNGKIVRELSRTVGKKIRVVGQDSDLKSVSKDILSPARVSGINVVYGKDGDDKYKIRIVQEDSRRLPGRLDVLNEIIELLTGEKTVLVVDRN